One Pyrococcus furiosus DSM 3638 genomic region harbors:
- a CDS encoding DUF1156 domain-containing protein yields the protein MVKDVEKWGNWITEQLKNDPEIRELYDDDVAVYIGTWEVKCPHCGRWTPAVGNFWLARVKDEKSYKRLAYMKVEPNGEVRIIDLNEIFADVSRAKVSTERGEIVLEGKGYVEKVKKAIESGKIKEEDVKIEGSKVVFRVPKPNIEARKSQLVCLSCGNVIKYVDEDGNHYIEKPRGRDVDFYVKFALKKYHEGDERFARQRLLVKVKVKNKDLIFEPATREDNEKLWKAKEKVREMLEKGDPDVPSEKVAYYQLQPPANFPTLLHGMDTWDKYFNPRQLLTLIKIVRLIRETGKRIEEEKLKEGWSEEKAFEYAEAVATYLSMAMLRYMDFNSVTNHWTISWLFPNQTLASRGITMNWNWCDVYFNVDMTGTFKRFLRSQIRALNYLTSALSSSQRTLADFTENSVKVLQGDATSLNLGEKFDVIVTDPPYADDVPYTELSDFYYVWLKRALSDVENGKLVPRFHKEAFFKRIGPKWVEIKTQWQEFAKKEVSTNPGRFMEDGNKKEKAVRHFENLFSQAFISMREHLKDDGILVTYYAHTDLESWITLIEAGWRKAKLQITRAFPLGTESSQRVTARGKMALDTSVVVVWRKKNEEKEVWASDLEEILTEVGVKSAKEFLSYGHHGLDLLYGVMASVLSEVTKYKAVKSPKGELSVREILERYVYPATINGIVGAIAEDVKAEMLSREGIFYTAYKVLFGNAKVSPNDIILLTLATAVDSSSLLKLEILKKVNGELTLYSPDLLGKKALDTRELQKFIKERDAEKYRNAIDVLHVLEHASLLGASRVKEIKEELKKNHPTEVEEAIAIARLVASYYKNVYSIALGIKDEREIMKRLEKDGLYEVILMDRLIKAVRGEML from the coding sequence TTGGTTAAGGACGTGGAGAAGTGGGGGAACTGGATAACCGAGCAACTCAAGAACGACCCCGAGATTAGGGAACTCTACGATGATGATGTAGCCGTTTACATAGGCACCTGGGAAGTTAAGTGCCCCCACTGTGGAAGGTGGACTCCAGCCGTAGGGAACTTCTGGCTCGCAAGAGTTAAAGATGAGAAGAGCTACAAGAGGCTCGCCTACATGAAGGTAGAGCCCAATGGAGAGGTTAGGATAATTGACCTAAACGAGATATTCGCAGATGTTTCAAGAGCCAAGGTAAGCACGGAGAGGGGAGAAATAGTCCTGGAGGGAAAGGGATACGTGGAAAAGGTCAAGAAGGCCATCGAAAGTGGAAAGATCAAGGAAGAGGACGTTAAAATAGAGGGAAGCAAGGTTGTTTTTAGAGTTCCAAAGCCAAACATAGAAGCGAGGAAGAGCCAGCTTGTCTGCTTATCATGTGGTAACGTGATTAAGTATGTGGATGAGGATGGAAATCACTACATCGAGAAGCCCAGGGGAAGGGATGTAGACTTCTATGTGAAGTTCGCTTTGAAGAAGTACCACGAAGGAGATGAAAGGTTTGCGAGGCAAAGATTACTAGTGAAGGTGAAGGTTAAAAACAAAGATTTGATCTTCGAGCCCGCCACAAGGGAGGACAACGAGAAGCTTTGGAAGGCAAAAGAAAAAGTCAGGGAGATGCTTGAGAAGGGAGACCCGGACGTGCCGAGTGAAAAAGTCGCATATTATCAACTTCAGCCTCCAGCCAACTTCCCAACGCTTTTACATGGCATGGATACTTGGGACAAATACTTCAACCCCCGTCAGCTTCTCACCCTCATAAAGATCGTGAGGTTGATAAGGGAAACTGGTAAGAGAATCGAGGAGGAGAAGCTCAAGGAAGGCTGGAGCGAAGAGAAAGCCTTTGAGTACGCGGAGGCCGTGGCGACGTATTTGAGCATGGCGATGTTGAGATATATGGATTTCAACTCTGTAACTAATCATTGGACAATTTCATGGTTATTCCCAAATCAGACTCTTGCCAGCAGAGGTATTACCATGAACTGGAATTGGTGTGATGTTTATTTCAACGTCGATATGACTGGAACATTTAAACGATTTCTGCGTTCTCAGATTAGAGCTTTGAATTACCTCACCTCCGCCCTTTCTTCCTCCCAGAGAACCCTCGCCGATTTCACAGAAAACTCCGTTAAAGTTCTCCAGGGCGACGCTACCTCGCTCAACCTCGGCGAGAAGTTCGACGTCATCGTGACTGACCCACCCTACGCCGACGATGTCCCGTACACAGAGCTTTCGGACTTTTACTATGTCTGGCTCAAGAGGGCTTTGAGCGACGTTGAGAACGGCAAACTCGTTCCAAGGTTCCACAAGGAAGCGTTTTTCAAAAGAATCGGCCCCAAATGGGTGGAAATCAAGACACAGTGGCAGGAATTTGCAAAGAAAGAAGTCTCCACTAATCCGGGCCGCTTTATGGAAGATGGGAACAAAAAGGAGAAAGCCGTCCGGCACTTTGAGAACCTCTTCAGCCAGGCCTTCATCTCCATGAGGGAGCACCTCAAGGATGACGGAATACTAGTTACCTACTACGCCCACACCGATCTGGAAAGCTGGATTACCTTAATAGAAGCCGGATGGAGAAAAGCAAAGCTCCAGATAACAAGAGCATTCCCCCTGGGAACTGAGTCATCTCAGAGAGTCACCGCCAGAGGAAAGATGGCCCTTGACACTTCAGTAGTAGTTGTTTGGAGAAAGAAGAATGAAGAGAAAGAGGTTTGGGCAAGTGACCTTGAAGAGATCTTAACTGAGGTAGGAGTAAAGAGTGCCAAAGAGTTCCTCTCCTATGGACACCATGGATTGGATCTCCTCTATGGTGTAATGGCCTCAGTTCTCTCGGAAGTTACAAAGTATAAAGCAGTGAAATCCCCAAAGGGAGAGCTGAGCGTGAGGGAAATCCTAGAGAGGTATGTATATCCAGCAACGATTAACGGAATAGTTGGGGCTATAGCTGAAGATGTAAAAGCTGAAATGCTCTCAAGAGAGGGGATATTCTACACAGCTTATAAGGTGCTCTTTGGGAACGCAAAGGTTTCGCCGAACGATATAATACTACTAACCCTAGCTACGGCCGTAGATTCTTCAAGCCTGCTAAAGCTTGAAATCTTAAAGAAGGTAAATGGTGAGCTTACGCTATACTCTCCCGACCTTTTGGGTAAGAAGGCCCTAGATACTAGGGAACTTCAGAAGTTCATTAAGGAGAGGGATGCAGAAAAGTATAGGAATGCAATAGATGTTCTTCACGTACTTGAGCATGCTTCACTCCTGGGAGCTTCAAGGGTTAAGGAAATAAAGGAGGAACTCAAGAAAAACCATCCAACAGAGGTAGAAGAAGCCATAGCCATAGCAAGGCTCGTAGCTTCATACTATAAGAACGTCTATTCTATCGCCCTGGGAATTAAAGACGAGAGGGAGATCATGAAAAGATTGGAGAAAGATGGCCTTTATGAGGTCATCCTAATGGACAGGCTTATCAAGGCCGTTAGGGGTGAAATGTTATGA
- a CDS encoding DUF1156 domain-containing protein, translating to MFLVYVMERRLIESPSFPVEEVNRMSLKEKGPGRPPYWEMVFWWTRKPLIGARAIIAASLLPEDYDVNKFKSKIRLSEGHKANPEPMFMGKKLLDPFAGFGSIPLEGLRLGLDVTAVELLPTAYIFLKAVLEYPKKFGRQLVIG from the coding sequence ATGTTTCTGGTGTATGTAATGGAAAGGAGATTAATTGAAAGTCCTAGTTTTCCAGTTGAAGAAGTTAATAGAATGAGTCTAAAGGAGAAGGGTCCAGGGAGGCCTCCTTACTGGGAAATGGTCTTCTGGTGGACACGAAAGCCATTGATAGGGGCGAGAGCTATAATTGCGGCCTCCCTTCTCCCAGAAGATTATGATGTTAACAAGTTTAAATCCAAGATAAGGCTTAGCGAAGGCCACAAAGCTAACCCAGAGCCAATGTTTATGGGGAAGAAGCTTCTCGATCCTTTTGCTGGGTTTGGCTCAATCCCACTCGAGGGTTTAAGGTTAGGACTTGATGTTACCGCAGTCGAGCTCTTACCCACTGCATATATCTTCCTCAAGGCCGTTCTTGAGTATCCAAAGAAGTTTGGGAGACAATTGGTTATTGGTTAA
- a CDS encoding DUF365 domain-containing protein, translated as MKAVTFPVPWEYLKRIFEGKNVFVKPATLRVEEGMKVIFYASRENQGWHGEAEVERVEYYTSVEEIIKKYRDKLFLTPEELRRYERDRARWDSGRRKRPWMVLVLRNIEKYPRVVKPKKFIVVSGRYVDEKEYEEIRRSTS; from the coding sequence ATGAAGGCGGTGACGTTTCCAGTCCCCTGGGAGTATCTAAAGAGAATATTCGAGGGAAAAAACGTCTTTGTGAAGCCAGCAACTCTTAGGGTTGAGGAAGGAATGAAGGTTATCTTCTACGCTTCAAGGGAGAATCAAGGATGGCATGGGGAAGCTGAGGTTGAGAGGGTTGAGTACTACACAAGCGTTGAAGAGATAATCAAGAAGTACAGGGACAAGCTTTTCCTAACCCCCGAGGAACTAAGGAGGTATGAAAGGGATAGGGCCAGGTGGGATTCTGGGAGGAGAAAGAGGCCATGGATGGTCCTAGTTCTCAGGAACATCGAGAAGTATCCTAGAGTTGTGAAGCCAAAGAAGTTTATCGTTGTCTCTGGAAGGTACGTGGATGAGAAAGAGTATGAAGAGATTAGGAGAAGTACGAGCTGA
- a CDS encoding IGHMBP2 family helicase, translating into MNIKSFINRLKELVEIEREAEIEAMRLEMKRLSGVERERLGRAILSLNGKIVGEELGYFLVKYGRNKEIKTEISVGDLVVISKRDPLKSDLLGTVVEKGKRFIVVALEPVPEWALRDVRIDLYANDITFKRWIENLDRVRKAGKKALEFYLGLDEPSQGEEVSFEPFDKSLNPSQRKAIAKALGSEDFFLIHGPFGTGKTRTLVELIRQEVKRGNKVLATAESNVAVDNLVERLAKDGVKIVRVGHPSRVSRHLHETTLAYLITQHELYGELRELRVIGQSLAEKRDTYTKPTPKFRRGLSDAEIIKLAEKGRGARGLSARLIKEMAEWIKLNRQVQKAFEDARKLEERIARDIIREADVVLTTNSSAALDVVDATDYDVAIIDEATQATIPSILIPLNKVDRFILAGDHKQLPPTILSLEAQELSHTLFEGLIEKYPWKSEMLTIQYRMNERIMEFPSREFYDGRIVADESVKNITLADLGIKVNASGIWRDILDPNNVLVFIDTCMLENRFERQRRGSESRENPLEAKIVSKIVEKLLESGVKAEMMGVITPYDDQRDLISLNVPEEVEVKTVDGYQGREKEVIILSFVRSNKAGEIGFLKDLRRLNVSLTRAKRKLIMIGDSSTLSSHETYRRLIEHVREKGLYVVLTKDSI; encoded by the coding sequence ATGAACATAAAGAGCTTCATAAACAGGCTTAAGGAGCTAGTTGAAATCGAGAGGGAAGCTGAAATAGAGGCTATGAGGTTGGAGATGAAAAGGCTTAGCGGAGTGGAGAGGGAGAGGTTAGGTAGGGCAATTCTCAGCTTAAACGGTAAAATCGTTGGTGAAGAGCTCGGTTATTTCTTGGTTAAGTACGGAAGGAATAAGGAGATAAAGACCGAGATCAGCGTTGGGGATTTGGTTGTTATAAGCAAGAGGGATCCCCTGAAGAGCGACCTCCTGGGAACTGTTGTTGAGAAGGGGAAGAGATTCATCGTCGTTGCCTTAGAACCAGTCCCAGAGTGGGCCCTTAGAGATGTGAGGATAGACCTCTACGCCAACGATATAACATTCAAGAGGTGGATCGAAAACCTCGACAGGGTTAGGAAGGCTGGAAAAAAGGCTTTAGAGTTTTACTTAGGTTTAGATGAGCCTTCCCAGGGGGAGGAAGTGAGCTTTGAACCCTTTGATAAGAGCCTAAACCCCTCTCAAAGGAAAGCGATAGCTAAGGCTTTAGGTAGTGAAGACTTCTTCCTTATCCACGGCCCCTTTGGAACTGGAAAGACGAGGACTTTAGTTGAGCTGATTAGGCAGGAGGTAAAGAGGGGGAACAAAGTTCTAGCTACAGCTGAGAGCAACGTTGCCGTGGACAATTTAGTTGAAAGATTGGCCAAAGATGGAGTTAAGATAGTTAGGGTTGGGCACCCAAGTAGGGTTTCGAGGCATTTGCACGAGACAACTTTAGCTTACCTCATTACTCAGCACGAGCTCTACGGTGAGCTTAGGGAGCTTAGGGTGATAGGGCAGAGTTTGGCAGAGAAGAGGGACACATATACAAAGCCGACTCCAAAGTTCAGGAGGGGACTGAGTGATGCTGAGATAATTAAGTTGGCCGAGAAGGGAAGAGGGGCTAGAGGACTCTCAGCTAGACTAATAAAGGAGATGGCCGAGTGGATAAAGCTAAACAGGCAGGTTCAGAAGGCCTTTGAAGATGCTAGAAAGCTTGAGGAGAGGATTGCGAGGGATATAATTAGGGAAGCCGATGTGGTTTTGACAACTAACTCTTCTGCAGCCCTTGATGTTGTTGATGCTACCGATTATGATGTTGCGATAATAGATGAAGCAACTCAGGCAACTATACCGAGCATATTAATACCTCTCAACAAGGTTGATAGGTTTATACTTGCTGGAGACCACAAGCAACTACCACCAACTATCTTAAGCTTGGAGGCCCAGGAGCTCTCCCACACGCTTTTCGAGGGTTTAATTGAGAAGTACCCATGGAAGAGCGAAATGCTGACAATTCAGTATAGGATGAATGAGAGGATAATGGAGTTTCCGAGCAGGGAGTTTTACGATGGAAGAATAGTTGCTGATGAAAGTGTAAAAAACATAACTCTGGCCGACCTGGGAATTAAAGTTAATGCTAGTGGAATATGGAGGGACATCCTAGATCCAAACAACGTCCTCGTGTTCATAGATACTTGCATGCTCGAAAATAGGTTCGAGAGGCAGAGAAGGGGAAGCGAAAGCAGGGAGAATCCCTTGGAGGCCAAGATAGTGAGCAAAATCGTTGAAAAGCTCTTGGAAAGTGGGGTTAAAGCGGAAATGATGGGAGTGATTACACCTTACGATGACCAGAGGGATTTGATAAGCTTGAATGTTCCCGAAGAAGTTGAGGTCAAGACTGTGGATGGTTACCAGGGAAGGGAGAAGGAAGTGATAATTCTATCATTTGTCCGCTCTAACAAAGCGGGAGAGATCGGCTTTCTCAAGGACTTGAGGAGGCTAAACGTGTCCTTAACTAGGGCTAAGAGGAAGCTTATCATGATTGGCGATTCCTCAACGCTTTCATCTCACGAAACCTACAGGAGGTTAATCGAGCACGTGAGGGAGAAGGGGTTATATGTTGTGCTAACGAAGGATAGCATTTGA
- a CDS encoding AbrB/MazE/SpoVT family DNA-binding domain-containing protein — MPITKVTRNYQITIPAEIRKALGIKEGELLEVRLENGKIIIERLKKERKTLKLGKKLTLEEIEKAIEEGMKQCMQ; from the coding sequence ATGCCCATTACGAAGGTTACTAGAAACTATCAGATAACAATTCCTGCAGAGATTAGAAAGGCCCTTGGAATTAAAGAAGGTGAACTGCTTGAAGTAAGGCTAGAAAATGGAAAAATAATTATAGAAAGACTCAAAAAAGAAAGAAAAACACTCAAGCTGGGTAAAAAGTTAACACTCGAAGAAATTGAGAAAGCGATAGAGGAGGGAATGAAACAATGCATGCAGTGA
- a CDS encoding PIN domain-containing protein: MHAVIDTNVLIYDTFSDSEFHKESRSLLNSLDRWYIPSIVLQEYVWFFRSQGFSSREAKIMLSEYISDPRFRGLVEDHNVILRAIDILERENLSLSRFNDMIILVHAIEKGTLATFDQKLRKLARKLSVEILP; encoded by the coding sequence ATGCATGCAGTGATAGATACAAATGTTCTAATTTATGATACATTTAGCGATTCTGAGTTTCACAAAGAGTCTAGATCTCTTTTGAATTCTCTTGATAGATGGTACATTCCTTCCATAGTACTTCAGGAGTATGTGTGGTTTTTTAGAAGTCAAGGATTTTCAAGTAGAGAGGCCAAGATAATGCTCTCTGAATATATATCAGATCCAAGATTCAGAGGTCTTGTAGAAGACCACAATGTAATTCTTCGTGCCATTGACATTCTCGAAAGGGAAAACCTCTCTTTATCACGGTTTAATGATATGATAATTCTTGTTCATGCAATAGAGAAGGGTACCCTAGCAACTTTTGATCAAAAACTCAGAAAACTTGCAAGGAAGTTGAGCGTTGAAATCTTGCCATAG
- a CDS encoding type I restriction endonuclease, which yields MPIKDEETGEPKRLILINYENPENNEFLVANQVEVPREELERRIQAD from the coding sequence ATTCCCATTAAGGATGAAGAAACTGGTGAACCAAAACGACTTATTCTCATAAATTATGAAAACCCAGAAAACAATGAGTTTTTAGTTGCAAATCAAGTTGAAGTGCCTAGAGAAGAACTGGAAAGAAGAATACAGGCAGATTAA
- a CDS encoding PIN domain-containing protein translates to MNPSEVFLDSSILVGLNLGDENAKALVKSLIERGFTLVINPVVFSETAYKVMFTLALRDELKGFITSKSIWIDMLGFMERSKESIEQLQILRNSEIATFDEDFKKVDFHRSY, encoded by the coding sequence ATGAATCCCTCTGAAGTCTTTCTAGATTCTTCTATTCTGGTAGGATTAAACCTTGGTGACGAGAACGCAAAGGCATTAGTGAAGTCGTTGATTGAAAGGGGTTTCACTTTAGTCATAAATCCTGTCGTTTTCTCTGAAACGGCTTATAAAGTTATGTTTACCTTAGCTCTTCGAGATGAATTAAAGGGGTTTATAACCTCAAAAAGCATTTGGATAGATATGCTTGGGTTTATGGAAAGATCAAAGGAATCAATTGAGCAGCTGCAAATATTACGGAATTCAGAAATAGCCACTTTTGATGAAGACTTTAAGAAAGTTGATTTTCATCGAAGTTATTGA
- a CDS encoding ABC transporter ATP-binding protein: MPIIEVRNVRKYYGNVRGVENLSFEVEKGEIYGFLGPNGAGKTTTVKILVKIIKDYTGEVKVLGRDLRKWGKDYYNKIGVSFEFPALYSRLTALENLEFFASFYKKHLDPMEVLKMVGLDKEADQLVANFSKGMKKKLDLARALLPDPEILFLDEPLEGLDPGSARKIKDLLLEMRGNGKTIFLTTHNMYVADELCDRVAFIVDGSVKLVDSPSELKVKMGKRVVKVEYVVNGKVEVREFSLDGIGQNEEFFNILRNYEIRRINTEEPTLEEIFLKVTGRRLI, encoded by the coding sequence ATGCCCATCATTGAGGTTAGAAACGTTAGAAAGTATTATGGTAATGTTAGAGGCGTTGAAAACCTAAGCTTCGAAGTTGAAAAAGGTGAAATCTACGGCTTCCTCGGCCCGAATGGTGCTGGAAAGACAACAACCGTGAAAATCCTCGTTAAAATTATCAAAGACTACACTGGGGAGGTTAAGGTTTTAGGCAGAGACTTAAGAAAATGGGGTAAGGACTACTACAATAAGATCGGCGTCTCCTTTGAGTTTCCAGCCCTTTATTCTCGCTTAACGGCTCTTGAAAACCTGGAGTTCTTTGCAAGTTTCTACAAGAAGCACCTTGACCCAATGGAAGTCCTTAAAATGGTTGGTCTTGATAAGGAAGCTGATCAATTAGTTGCTAACTTTTCCAAGGGAATGAAGAAGAAGCTCGACTTGGCTAGGGCCCTACTTCCAGATCCCGAGATACTCTTTCTTGATGAACCTTTGGAAGGATTAGACCCAGGGAGCGCGAGGAAGATAAAGGATTTGTTGCTTGAGATGAGGGGGAACGGGAAAACTATTTTTCTCACAACGCACAATATGTACGTTGCGGATGAGCTCTGTGATAGAGTAGCGTTCATTGTAGATGGATCAGTAAAGCTCGTTGATAGTCCGAGTGAGCTAAAGGTCAAGATGGGGAAGAGAGTCGTTAAGGTTGAATACGTTGTCAATGGAAAAGTTGAAGTAAGGGAATTCTCATTGGATGGGATAGGGCAAAACGAAGAGTTCTTCAACATTTTGAGAAATTATGAGATCAGGAGGATAAACACCGAGGAGCCAACTTTAGAGGAGATATTCCTCAAGGTAACGGGGAGGAGGCTCATATGA